From Micromonospora rifamycinica, a single genomic window includes:
- a CDS encoding NADP-dependent succinic semialdehyde dehydrogenase — MPIATTNPATGQLLKSYDPMSAEQIDAAIERADLAFRDLHRTTVAQRAQWMTTVAELLDDERDETARLMTTEMGKTYAAAKAEVTKCATACRFYAAHAERMLADEPADAAAVKAKRAYVRYQPIGPVLAVMPWNFPLWQVMRFAAPALMAGNTGLLKHASNVPQTALYLEDVFRRAGFPEGAFTTLLVGSDAVDRVLSDPRVRAATLTGSEGAGRSIAQIAGRELKKTVLELGGSDPFVVMPSADLDRAAEVATTARCQNNGQSCIAAKRFIVHTDVFDAFAGKFAANMAALRVGDPMDADTDVGPLASESGRDEIHAQVQDAVAHGATVLCGGEKPTGDGWFYPPTVVTDLNPQMRMWAEEVFGPVAGLYRVSSYDEAIEVANGTPFGLGANAWTTDPAEQERFVTDLEAGNVFVNGMTTSYPELPFGGVKNSGYGRELSALGMREFCNTKTVWVGEGAATVGAGAHAE, encoded by the coding sequence ATGCCCATAGCCACCACCAACCCCGCTACCGGTCAGCTGCTCAAGTCGTACGACCCGATGTCGGCCGAGCAGATCGACGCCGCCATCGAGCGGGCCGACCTGGCGTTCCGGGACCTGCACCGGACCACCGTCGCCCAGCGGGCGCAGTGGATGACCACCGTGGCCGAACTGCTCGACGACGAACGCGACGAGACGGCCCGGCTGATGACCACCGAGATGGGCAAGACGTACGCCGCGGCGAAGGCCGAGGTCACCAAGTGCGCGACGGCCTGCCGGTTCTACGCCGCCCACGCGGAGCGGATGCTCGCCGACGAGCCCGCCGACGCCGCCGCGGTCAAGGCGAAGCGGGCGTACGTCCGCTACCAGCCGATCGGGCCGGTGCTCGCGGTGATGCCGTGGAACTTTCCGCTCTGGCAGGTGATGCGGTTCGCCGCGCCGGCCCTGATGGCCGGGAACACCGGCCTGCTCAAGCACGCCTCCAACGTGCCGCAGACCGCGCTCTACCTGGAGGACGTGTTCCGCCGCGCCGGCTTCCCGGAGGGCGCGTTCACCACCCTGCTGGTCGGCTCGGACGCGGTCGACCGGGTCCTCAGCGACCCCCGGGTCCGGGCCGCCACGCTGACCGGCAGCGAGGGCGCGGGCCGTTCGATCGCCCAGATCGCCGGTCGGGAGCTGAAGAAGACCGTGCTCGAGCTGGGCGGCAGCGACCCGTTCGTGGTGATGCCCTCGGCCGACCTGGACCGGGCCGCCGAGGTGGCCACCACCGCCCGCTGCCAGAACAACGGCCAGTCGTGCATCGCGGCCAAGCGGTTCATCGTGCACACCGACGTCTTCGACGCCTTCGCCGGGAAGTTCGCCGCGAACATGGCCGCGCTGCGGGTCGGTGACCCGATGGACGCCGACACCGACGTCGGCCCGCTGGCCAGCGAGAGCGGCCGGGACGAGATCCACGCCCAGGTGCAGGACGCGGTGGCGCACGGCGCGACGGTGCTCTGCGGCGGTGAGAAGCCGACCGGTGACGGCTGGTTCTACCCGCCGACCGTGGTGACCGACCTGAACCCGCAGATGCGGATGTGGGCCGAGGAGGTCTTCGGGCCGGTCGCCGGGCTCTACCGGGTGTCGTCGTACGACGAGGCTATCGAGGTGGCCAACGGCACCCCCTTCGGGCTGGGCGCGAACGCCTGGACCACCGACCCGGCCGAGCAGGAGCGGTTCGTCACCGACCTGGAGGCCGGCAACGTCTTCGTCAACGGCATGACCACCTCGTACCCCGAACTGCCCTTCGGCGGGGTGAAGAACTCCGGCTACGGCCGGGAGCTGTCGGCGCTGGGGATGCGGGAGTTCTGCAACACCAAGACCGTCTGGGTCGGGGAGGGCGCGGCCACCGTCGGGGCCGGCGCGCACGCCGAGTGA
- a CDS encoding DUF6343 family protein, with translation MTRSQPRRARGTVGHAYSALNLRLVLALFGLVTMSVFAVGAFRAGLAWLGVLCVLFVVVAVVDLIVIQRRRAARRREQPGARHSLFE, from the coding sequence ATGACGAGATCGCAGCCCCGGCGCGCCCGTGGCACGGTCGGCCATGCCTACAGCGCGTTGAACCTCCGGCTGGTACTGGCCCTGTTCGGCCTGGTCACCATGAGCGTGTTCGCCGTCGGGGCGTTCCGGGCCGGCCTGGCCTGGCTGGGCGTGCTCTGCGTACTGTTCGTCGTCGTGGCGGTGGTCGACCTGATCGTCATCCAGCGCCGTCGCGCCGCCCGCCGCCGCGAGCAGCCGGGCGCGCGGCACTCACTCTTCGAGTGA
- a CDS encoding GDSL-type esterase/lipase family protein, protein MPRRWVAAVACLLALVALGCEEGGDASPRPTRSGSPPTGLPTTMAALGDSITTGFGSCLVLTSCQRNSWSTGDGIRVESHYRRLLDADAPIRNRARNHAVPGARAEALAGQAAAAVRDRADYVTVLIGANDACRDDIDRMTTPATFRDQVDQALQVLREGRPKARVLVASVPDLNRLWEIGHTDSRAVRIWKTGICPALLANPTSDAAADRSRRSRFAERIDDYNSQLKAACRAYGSRCRYDGGAVHRVRFSLDEVNGLDWFHPNVAGQNRLADATFPAAGWRL, encoded by the coding sequence ATGCCTCGACGCTGGGTCGCCGCCGTGGCCTGCCTGTTGGCACTCGTCGCCCTCGGCTGCGAGGAGGGCGGTGACGCCTCGCCCCGGCCGACCAGAAGCGGGTCGCCCCCGACCGGCCTGCCCACCACGATGGCGGCCCTCGGCGACTCGATCACCACCGGCTTCGGCTCCTGCCTGGTGCTCACCTCGTGCCAACGCAACTCCTGGTCCACCGGGGACGGCATCCGGGTGGAGAGCCACTACCGACGGCTGCTCGACGCCGACGCGCCGATCCGCAACCGGGCCCGCAACCACGCCGTGCCGGGGGCCCGCGCCGAGGCGCTGGCCGGGCAGGCCGCCGCGGCCGTCCGGGACAGGGCCGACTACGTCACGGTGCTGATCGGCGCGAACGACGCCTGCCGGGACGACATCGACCGGATGACCACCCCGGCCACCTTCCGCGACCAGGTCGACCAGGCGCTCCAGGTGCTCCGGGAGGGCCGCCCCAAGGCCCGGGTCCTGGTGGCCAGCGTCCCCGACCTCAACCGGCTCTGGGAGATCGGGCACACCGACTCCCGGGCGGTGCGGATCTGGAAGACCGGCATCTGCCCGGCCCTGCTGGCGAACCCCACCTCGGACGCCGCGGCCGACCGGAGCCGACGGTCCCGCTTCGCCGAGCGGATCGACGACTACAACAGCCAGCTCAAGGCGGCCTGCCGGGCGTACGGGTCGAGGTGCCGCTACGACGGTGGGGCGGTGCACCGGGTGCGGTTCAGCCTGGACGAGGTCAACGGGCTGGACTGGTTCCACCCCAACGTGGCCGGACAGAACCGGCTCGCCGACGCGACCTTCCCGGCCGCCGGCTGGCGACTCTGA